One window of Pieris napi chromosome 1, ilPieNapi1.2, whole genome shotgun sequence genomic DNA carries:
- the LOC125052091 gene encoding polyadenylate-binding protein 1-A codes for MNPGPPNYPMASLYVGDLHSDITEAMLFEKFSTAGPVLSIRVCRDMITRRSLGYAYVNFQQPADAERALDSMNFDMIKGRPIRIMWSQRDPSLRKSGVGNVFIKNLDKSIDNKAMYDTFSAFGNILSCKVAQDENGGSKGYGFVHFETEEAANKSIDKVNGMLLNGKKVYVGRFIPRKEREKELGEKAKLFTNVYVKNFGEDYSDEMLKDMFEKYGRITSHKVMYKDDGASRGFGFVAFEDPDCAERACMELNGKELVEGKPLYVGRAQKKAERQKELKRKFEQLKSERLTRYQGVNLYVKNLDDTIDDERLRKEFAPFGTITSAKVMLEDGRSKGFGFVCFSSPEEATKAVTEMNGRIVGTKPLYVALAQRKEDRKAHLTSQYMQRMASMRMQQMGQMFQPGSAGGYFVPTIPPAQRFYGPAQMTQIRPSPRWTQPPVRPSTQAAASAYPNMQAPFRPAPRGPTQATLRTSLGARPITGQQGVPAAQSIRAPIVTSGRPAGYKYTSNIRNLPAPQPAVHIQGQEPLTATMLAAAPLQEQKQMLGERLFPLIQRMHPDLAGKITGMLLEIDNSELLHMLEHGESLKAKVDEAVAVLQAHQAKQQATKKE; via the exons atgaatCCCGGGCCACCAAATTACCCGATGGCATCTCTCTATGTCGGGGATTTGCACTCTGATATTACAGAGGCCATGTTGTTTGAAAAGTTTTCTACAGCGGGTCCTGTACTCTCTATTCGAGTATGTCGTGACATGATAACTCGTAGATCTTTGGGGTACGCATATGTGAATTTCCAACAACCCGCAGATG cTGAGAGGGCCTTGGATTCTATGAATTTTGACATGATAAAAGGTAGACCAATAAGGATAATGTGGTCGCAGCGTGATCCCTCTCTACGTAAATCGGGAGTAGGAAATGTGTTCATTAAAAATCTTGATAAATCTATAGATAATAAAGCTATGTATGATACCTTTTCTGCCTTTGGTAATATATTAAGTTGCAAGGTAGCTCAAGATGAAAATGGAGGTTCTAAGGGATATGGATTTGTACATTTTGAAACAGAAGAAGCAGCTAATAAATCAATTGACAAAGTAAATGGTATGCTGCTCAATGGCAAGAAAGTTTACGTTGGTAGATTCATTCCTCGTAAGGAACGTGAAAAGGAATTGGGAGAGAAAGCCAAGCTCTTTACAAATGTGTATGTTAAGAATTTTGGAGAAGACTACTCTGATGAAATGCTTAAGGATATGTTTGAAAAATATGGACGCATCACAAGCCATAAAGTGATGTACAAAGACGATGGAGCTTCTAGAGGTTTTGGATTTGTTGCTTTTGAAGATCCTGATTGTGCTGAGAGAGCTTGCATGGAGCTTAATGGAAAAGAACTTGTTGAAGGCAAGCCATTATATGTAGGTCGGGCACAAAAGAAAGCTGAGCGTCAAAAAGAACTCAAACGTAAATTTGAACAACTCAAGTCTGAACGTTTAACTCGCTACCAAGGTGTAAACCTTTATGTCAAAAACTTGGATGATACTATTGATGATGAACGTCTACGTAAGGAATTTGCACCATTTGGAACTATAACGTCTGCTAAG gTAATGCTTGAAGATGGGCGCAGTAAAGGATTTGGGTTTGTATGCTTTTCATCACCTGAAGAGGCTACTAAAGCTGTTACAGAGATGAATGGGCGTATTGTTGGCACTAAGCCCCTCTACGTGGCATTAGCTCAAAGAAAAGAAGATCGCAAGGCTCATTTGACTTCACAATATATGCAACGGATGGCAAGTATGAGAATGCAACAGATGGGACAAATGTTCCAACCTGGTAGTGCTGGTGGTTACTTTGTCCCAACAATACCTCCTGCACAAAGGTTCTATGGTCCAGCCCAAATGACCCAAATTAGACCTTCGCCGCGCTGGACTCAACCTCCTGTAAGACCTAGCACTCAGGCTGCTGCTTCTGCTTATCCCAATATGCAGGCACCATTCCGTCCGGCCCCTCGAGGACCAACTCAGGCTACCCTGCGCACATCACTAGGTGCTAGACCTATAACAGGCCAACAAGGTGTACCAGCTGCGCAATCTATCCGTGCTCCTATTGTGACAAGTGGGAGACCAGCAGGTTACAAATATACGTCTAACATTCGTAATCTTCCAGCACCACAACCTGCAGTTCATATCCAAGGTCAAGAACCCTTAACTGCAACTATGTTAGCTGCTGCCCCCTTACaagaacaaaaacaaatgttagGAGAACGCTTATTCCCACTTATTCAAAGGATGCATCCAGACTTGGCTGGAAAAATAACTGGCATGCTGTTGGAAATTGATAATTCTGAGCTTCTTCACATGTTAGAACATGGGGAGTCTCTAAAGGCTAAGGTAGATGAGGCTGTTGCTGTTTTGCAAGCTCACCAAGCTAAACAGCAAGCCACAAAGaaggaataa
- the LOC125052186 gene encoding 60S ribosomal protein L13 — MGKGNNMVPNGHFHKDWQRFVKTWFNQPARRHRRKQNRIKKAKAIAPRPAAGPLRPVVRCPTVRYHTKVRAGRGFTLREIRASGLNPAFARTIGIAVDPRRRNKSVESLQINVQRLKEYRARLILFPKGKKVLKGEANEEERKLAKQLRGPLMPVQQSAPKSVARAITEEEKDFKAYQYLRGARSIAKLVGIRAKRLKDAAENPDDVTKAPTAAKEPKSKK; from the exons ATGGGGAAGGGAAATAATATGGTGCCTAATGGCCATTTCCATAAGGATTGGCAAAGATTCGTAAAAACTTGGTTTAACCAACCAGCCAGAAGACACCGTAGAAAGCAAAATCGTATCAAGAAGGCTAAAGCCATTGCCCCACGTCCCGCTGCTGGTCCTCTCAGACCGGTTGTCAGATGCCCTACAGTTCGTTATCACACTAAAGTTCGTGCTGGCCGAGGATTTACCCTCAGAGAAATTAGa gcATCTGGATTGAATCCAGCTTTTGCCAGAACAATTGGTATTGCTGTGGATCCACGTCGTCGTAACAAGTCTGTTGAATCATTACAGATCAATGTACAGAGGTTGAAAGAGTACCGTGCTCGCCTCATTTTGTTCCCTAAGGGCAAGAAG GTTCTTAAGGGTGAAGCAAATGAAGAAGAACGTAAATTAGCTAAGCAACTGCGTGGCCCTCTTATGCCAGTACAACAATCTGCTCCCAAGTCAGTGGCTAGAGCTATCACAGAAGAAGAGAAAGACTTCAAGGCTTACCAATACTTGAGAGga GCCCGTTCTATAGCCAAGCTGGTTGGAATTCGAGCAAAGAGATTGAAGGATGCTGCAGAAAACCCTGATGATGTTACTAAGGCACCAACTGCTGCTAAGGAACCTAAGAGTAAaaagtga
- the LOC125051949 gene encoding zinc finger protein on ecdysone puffs isoform X2, with product MSSRGRGYGGRGSYGGRGGGYRGPYRGSNHRGGYESRGGRGGGGYSSYNNESRYNSNSSNRYSSGRDRIDESYKKPYRSDSTSYSNRDYVSRSGSPERKRMRVEGSSSDRRSHDGGHFGGSYSGRQESYGGERRSFGGEDRRRSPARESFRKSSGMGPPREPVRPAGRSRAPRRSFRGRTLRSRASYRGAPRSRASFSTRRYTERPVTYSRTFRSTKDRSPAKSKEDASSTEEDWDADEKEVMEEVKESKSKSPKHEEEQSGGEGEEGGEDTEKEEDAGSDAPAATTTTGAAFVNFTCVHCKEKCTNFSVYSKHLLSLKHRTAMSGVARRHKVQLLRMRVAQRRAQRELEATAGADLASRTNFCLICRLNHRTTRHAHNLTDTHRAMKRFLTPFCRICRITFRSPMIYEHHICSIEHLKRKANQSARCASPKAEASGDEGMDVDLDNFMTLDSVGDVDEVEDEDSGTEKKDEEKTTKPKVEMNIGSEHIKKIEVWWCSLCRTYLPRAETGSSEEAEALRRHCRLRIHLRHYVQHRDTRTLRKQAERIHRQLHRHAEVKKEIANEETSETSKQEKAEPSGEKTVVENGNDSVNASGNEDKLWADVDKDIGELLREVDPEGNEASDDEEDLGRYDKFRKSDKAKPVAEEENKSKEDVVADEKVTVDASASA from the exons ATGTCATCTCGCGGTCGGGGTTATGGAGGAAGAGGAAGCTATGGCGGTCGCGGTGGAGGTTACAGAGGCCCTTACCGTGGAAGCAATCATCGTGGTGGCTATGAGAGCCGTGGCGGACGTGGTGGTGGAGGATATTCGTCCTATAATAACGAATCCCGCTACAATTCAAATAGCAGTAATCGGTATTCATCAGGTCGCGATAGAATAGATGAATCTTATAAGAAGCCTTACAGATCG GATTCTACAAGCTATTCTAATCGAGACTATGTGAGTCGCTCAGGATCTCCTGAACGAAAGAGAATGAGAGTTGAG GGCTCTTCGAGCGATAGACGTAGCCATGACGGCGGACACTTTGGCGGATCGTACAGCGGTAGACAAGAAAGTTACGGTGGTGAAAGGAGGTCGTTCGGCGGGGAGGATAGAAGACGATCACCGGCTCGCGAGAGCTTTCGCAAGTCGAGCGGTATGGGCCCGCCACGCGAGCCGGTGCGCCCCGCCGGCCGCTCGCGTGCTCCTCGCCGCTCTTTCCGCGGCCGTACTCTTCGATCGCGAGCCTCTTATCGCGGAGCACCAAGATCGCGCGCCTCTTTCTCCACTAGACGCTACACTGAGAGACCGGTTACGTACTCGCGTACTTTCAGATCTACCAAAGATAGAAG CCCGGCAAAATCTAAAGAAGACGCCTCATCAACTGAAGAAGATTGGGATGCTGATGAAAAAGAAGTTATGGAAGAAGTAAAAGAGTCGAAAAGCAAATCACCCAAG CATGAGGAAGAGCAGTCTGGGGGCGAAGGAGAAGAAGGAGGAGAGGACACGGAAAAGGAAGAAGATGCAGGCTCAGACGCACCAGCTGCCACTACCACTACCGGCGCTGCTTTCGTCAACTTCACATGTGTACACTGCAAGGAGAAGTGCACCAACTTCAGT gTGTACTCGAAACATCTGTTGTCTCTGAAACATCGCACTGCCATGAGCGGCGTGGCTCGGCGCCACAAAGTTCAGTTACTGCGAATGAGAGTGGCTCAAAGGCGGGCCCAGCGCGAGCTGGAAGCCACTGCTGGAGCCGACCTGGCGTCCAGGACTAACTTCTGTTTGATCTGTCGCCTTAACCACCGCACCACAAGGCACGCCCACAACCTCACAGACACCCACCGGGCTATGAAACGATTCCTGACGCCATTCTGCCGCATCTGTCGAATAACCTTCCGTTCTCCAATGATTTATGAGCACCATATTTGCTCAATTGAACATCTTAAG AGAAAGGCGAATCAGAGTGCGCGTTGTGCAAGCCCAAAAGCAGAAGCAAGTGGTGATGAAGGAATGGATGTGGACTTGGACAACTTCATGACCCTCGATTCTGTTGGTGATGTTGATg AGGTTGAAGATGAAGATTCAGGCACTGAAAAGAAGGATGAAGAAAAGACCACAAAACCCAAAGTTGAAATGAACATTGGCAGTGAACACATAAAAAAGATAGAG GTTTGGTGGTGTTCTCTTTGTCGCACGTACTTGCCGCGAGCTGAGACTGGCAGCAGTGAGGAAGCGGAAGCTCTCCGGCGTCACTGCCGCCTGCGCATACACCTGCGTCACTACGTGCAACACCGAGACACGCGCACGCTGCGTAAGCAAGCCGAACGCATACATCGTCAGTTACATCGCCATGCGG AGGTAAAGAAGGAAATTGCTAATGAAGAAACTTCTGAGACAAGTAAACAAGAGAAGGCTGAACCTTCTGGAGAAAAAACGGTGGTAGAGAATGGAAATGACTCTGTCAATGCTTCTG GAAATGAAGATAAACTATGGGCTGATGTTGATAAAGACATAGGAGAGTTGTTGCGAGAAGTAGACCCAGAAGGCAACGAGGCTAGCGACGATGAGGAGGACCTTGGAAG ATATGACAAATTCCGTAAAAGCGATAAAGCTAAACCCGTCGCAGAAGAGGAAAACAAATCGAAAGAGGATGTTGTTGCCGACGAAAAAGTCACCGTTGATGCTAGTGCTTCTGCTTAG
- the LOC125051949 gene encoding zinc finger protein on ecdysone puffs isoform X1 — MSSRGRGYGGRGSYGGRGGGYRGPYRGSNHRGGYESRGGRGGGGYSSYNNESRYNSNSSNRYSSGRDRIDESYKKPYRSDSTSYSNRDYVSRSGSPERKRMRVENYVQGSSSDRRSHDGGHFGGSYSGRQESYGGERRSFGGEDRRRSPARESFRKSSGMGPPREPVRPAGRSRAPRRSFRGRTLRSRASYRGAPRSRASFSTRRYTERPVTYSRTFRSTKDRSPAKSKEDASSTEEDWDADEKEVMEEVKESKSKSPKHEEEQSGGEGEEGGEDTEKEEDAGSDAPAATTTTGAAFVNFTCVHCKEKCTNFSVYSKHLLSLKHRTAMSGVARRHKVQLLRMRVAQRRAQRELEATAGADLASRTNFCLICRLNHRTTRHAHNLTDTHRAMKRFLTPFCRICRITFRSPMIYEHHICSIEHLKRKANQSARCASPKAEASGDEGMDVDLDNFMTLDSVGDVDEVEDEDSGTEKKDEEKTTKPKVEMNIGSEHIKKIEVWWCSLCRTYLPRAETGSSEEAEALRRHCRLRIHLRHYVQHRDTRTLRKQAERIHRQLHRHAEVKKEIANEETSETSKQEKAEPSGEKTVVENGNDSVNASGNEDKLWADVDKDIGELLREVDPEGNEASDDEEDLGRYDKFRKSDKAKPVAEEENKSKEDVVADEKVTVDASASA; from the exons ATGTCATCTCGCGGTCGGGGTTATGGAGGAAGAGGAAGCTATGGCGGTCGCGGTGGAGGTTACAGAGGCCCTTACCGTGGAAGCAATCATCGTGGTGGCTATGAGAGCCGTGGCGGACGTGGTGGTGGAGGATATTCGTCCTATAATAACGAATCCCGCTACAATTCAAATAGCAGTAATCGGTATTCATCAGGTCGCGATAGAATAGATGAATCTTATAAGAAGCCTTACAGATCG GATTCTACAAGCTATTCTAATCGAGACTATGTGAGTCGCTCAGGATCTCCTGAACGAAAGAGAATGAGAGTTGAG AATTATGTACAGGGCTCTTCGAGCGATAGACGTAGCCATGACGGCGGACACTTTGGCGGATCGTACAGCGGTAGACAAGAAAGTTACGGTGGTGAAAGGAGGTCGTTCGGCGGGGAGGATAGAAGACGATCACCGGCTCGCGAGAGCTTTCGCAAGTCGAGCGGTATGGGCCCGCCACGCGAGCCGGTGCGCCCCGCCGGCCGCTCGCGTGCTCCTCGCCGCTCTTTCCGCGGCCGTACTCTTCGATCGCGAGCCTCTTATCGCGGAGCACCAAGATCGCGCGCCTCTTTCTCCACTAGACGCTACACTGAGAGACCGGTTACGTACTCGCGTACTTTCAGATCTACCAAAGATAGAAG CCCGGCAAAATCTAAAGAAGACGCCTCATCAACTGAAGAAGATTGGGATGCTGATGAAAAAGAAGTTATGGAAGAAGTAAAAGAGTCGAAAAGCAAATCACCCAAG CATGAGGAAGAGCAGTCTGGGGGCGAAGGAGAAGAAGGAGGAGAGGACACGGAAAAGGAAGAAGATGCAGGCTCAGACGCACCAGCTGCCACTACCACTACCGGCGCTGCTTTCGTCAACTTCACATGTGTACACTGCAAGGAGAAGTGCACCAACTTCAGT gTGTACTCGAAACATCTGTTGTCTCTGAAACATCGCACTGCCATGAGCGGCGTGGCTCGGCGCCACAAAGTTCAGTTACTGCGAATGAGAGTGGCTCAAAGGCGGGCCCAGCGCGAGCTGGAAGCCACTGCTGGAGCCGACCTGGCGTCCAGGACTAACTTCTGTTTGATCTGTCGCCTTAACCACCGCACCACAAGGCACGCCCACAACCTCACAGACACCCACCGGGCTATGAAACGATTCCTGACGCCATTCTGCCGCATCTGTCGAATAACCTTCCGTTCTCCAATGATTTATGAGCACCATATTTGCTCAATTGAACATCTTAAG AGAAAGGCGAATCAGAGTGCGCGTTGTGCAAGCCCAAAAGCAGAAGCAAGTGGTGATGAAGGAATGGATGTGGACTTGGACAACTTCATGACCCTCGATTCTGTTGGTGATGTTGATg AGGTTGAAGATGAAGATTCAGGCACTGAAAAGAAGGATGAAGAAAAGACCACAAAACCCAAAGTTGAAATGAACATTGGCAGTGAACACATAAAAAAGATAGAG GTTTGGTGGTGTTCTCTTTGTCGCACGTACTTGCCGCGAGCTGAGACTGGCAGCAGTGAGGAAGCGGAAGCTCTCCGGCGTCACTGCCGCCTGCGCATACACCTGCGTCACTACGTGCAACACCGAGACACGCGCACGCTGCGTAAGCAAGCCGAACGCATACATCGTCAGTTACATCGCCATGCGG AGGTAAAGAAGGAAATTGCTAATGAAGAAACTTCTGAGACAAGTAAACAAGAGAAGGCTGAACCTTCTGGAGAAAAAACGGTGGTAGAGAATGGAAATGACTCTGTCAATGCTTCTG GAAATGAAGATAAACTATGGGCTGATGTTGATAAAGACATAGGAGAGTTGTTGCGAGAAGTAGACCCAGAAGGCAACGAGGCTAGCGACGATGAGGAGGACCTTGGAAG ATATGACAAATTCCGTAAAAGCGATAAAGCTAAACCCGTCGCAGAAGAGGAAAACAAATCGAAAGAGGATGTTGTTGCCGACGAAAAAGTCACCGTTGATGCTAGTGCTTCTGCTTAG
- the LOC125049675 gene encoding uncharacterized protein LOC125049675 encodes MVLRSIDYILASILIVAVIATLANAQPPTADESIGLDRIQRQSSVRAGKSVAIKPKWGFFGTIFNVILEQINDTKSAYNQISELVNNQFVDDKAVTPPPDTSNNGTTPSPKITRKEFLNILDRNLKGLARLRNLEWREAKKDSWNNIQGYWNELFGDKKKRIRRTTSH; translated from the exons ATGGTGTTACGAAGTATCGATTACATCTTAGCCAGTATCCTGATTGTGGCAGTTATCGCAACTCTAGCTAATGCACAACCG CCTACGGCAGACGAGTCCATTGGACTAGACCGAATTCAGCGGCAATCTTCTGTAAGAGCAGGAAAAAGTGTGGCAATAAAACCAAAATGGGGATTTTTTggaacaatatttaatgttattttggaa caaATTAATGACACAAAAAGTGCTTACAACCAGATTTCCGAACTAGTGAATAATCAATTTGTAGATGATAAg gctGTAACACCACCTCCAGATACATCTAATAATGGAACTACCCCATCCCCAAAAATAACCAGGaaggaatttttaaatattcttgatCGAAACTTAAAAGGTTTGGCGCGTCTGAGGAATTTAGAATGGCGCGAAGCTAAAAAG gattcaTGGAATAATATACAAGGTTATTGGAACGAACTATTTGGAGAtaagaaaaaaagaattagAAGAACGACCAGTCACTAG